The DNA region TTTCGGATTTTTTTGATCAAGctgttttttcaaaaattgaaacaaGAAATATTgtagtattatttatttttggtttggcttaTGGCTTATGTGCAACTTTGCAGCGACTGTTACATTTTGATTGTTGATAGCGTGCATttgtgagtgcgtgtgtgtgcttttgattttggtttcaatttcaatttcgattttgcttttgattttgattagAGCGAGGGGAAAACGAatgcaaatcgatggaaacCGCctattgttttgtttggccgCCAGGGGCAATGTCATGCAGCTGAAATTGtcgttttatttatattcgttacaaattttaaatttagctCGCCGGTCTTTTGTTCGGCGGTTTTGTTGCTACAAAAGaagttgaatttttaatgctACAACGTGTGTTTTATTCCACGTCTGGCTAACTAGTTTTTCAGCCAACGCTGAAATTGTGTTctaaatggcaaacaaaacgccCACACAACAAATTCCGCCCACTTTGTGGTAGtgaaaaaggcaacaaaaaaacgcacacgcacgcacactcAAAGATAACGAAAAAGTTAAGAAACTTGCGTACTTAATCAAATAAGCGTTATAGCAATCgcgtttttggccaaaaacaaaactcgCGAGCGCTCGgcacttttattatttctcatatattttttggtaGAACCCGCGCGCCGAAGAAACAAAACCGTCGCGTTTCAATTGCGCCAGAAGACTGTCGTTCAATATTGAAACCCATTCAAATTAAACACCCAGCCGGCTGCCAGCGAACATGTTCGAGTTCGAAGACAGCCGTTTGCCGGTGCGAGCAGTTGAAAAACACTTAGAACAAATACTATAAAcaagtttttcaatttgcgGAAATCGCAAAGTGAAGTACACAGCTTAGGGCCTCAGTAAATGTTTACTATTTAAAACTAAGCTGTCAATTAATCTGATTTACTTTTACTTATATTTCTAAGTTCCCTTTATAGTTTGAGCACTTAGTAATTTTGCGTGCATAGTTCTCAATGAAATTCCCACTTCaatacttttcatttcttttaagTAGAAGCTCATAGATTAGCTGATTTAAAAAGCGAAAATCTTAAGAAAATGTATTGTAATCAATTTTAACGTATAAGCAACCATGACTCAGTTGGCTTCTCCGCAATTGTACGCAAATCATCTGAACAAGTGTTAGCTACCATATTTTGGCCAGTGGTGACACAATCGCAGAATATTAATGAATCCAAAATGCAGAAGTGACTCAGTCCACGAGCGTTAGATTTATAATATCGGAAATAGCCGAAAGGTGATAGCAAAGTAACATAAAACTAACATACATTTTTCAGAAGACCATATCGATGTGCTGCTGTCTTGACAAAACCACTTAAACGGTTCATCAATAACGTGACTGCACTGCCCTCAACTGAGCAATAAATAATTCAGACTTGTTTCGGAAAACCAATAGAAAGCGGGTCACAAACGAGCTCATATCCTGGCCCTAATTCAAGCGAAGGTTTCTAGGTGTAGACCGAAAAGCGACCATAACTcattcgaaaaaaaaaaccaattaattaaaaaccagAAATTATGAAATGAAGAGCGCAAAAGCTGAAACGGAAATGCCGACCGCCTTTGAAATGTCCTTGCAGCTCAAGTATTAGCGATAGCGTTAGCAATCCTTGGACGACCCAAATACTGGCCATTCAGTGTGGGCCACGGAAATGCAAATTCTCCAAGTCCCGAGCTCTGGTGGTCTGGTGCTCCACTTTGGCGCTCCGCGTGGGAGTTGTCCCTATTGATTTAATTCCAGCCATCCAGTGACGCAATTCCGTGGAGTTGAACGCTCGGCCGACAAATAATCCAGAGGCGAAAATCCCAAGGggttgttttctttttttttttctgtttttgggttttgttgtttttatttcgacGGTCCTTGGCAGCCGAATATATGGGAATTTTCTGGCAGTCGAGGGCGCCACAATGACTGCGCATAGTTTTATGTACGGTATCGGTTTTATGTGAGTTTTCCACGTTGTCATTGCCGGTTTTTGGGCATCTGTTCGTTCGGTTTGGTATCCCCACTGCAGCGCTGGGTGTCATGACCTAGACAATTTTCGGTCTGCCTAGATTTCTATCTACGCGAAGGTCAATGCGGCGTATACTTAACATGTAATGAGATAAGCCCTCATTAGCATATAATGAGTAATAAGGGTTTATGTCGAAAGAAAGATAGAAAGTTCACCGCTACTCACGTCTAATAATAATATCCAAATGAGATGACTTTGACAATGACTCAACGTCAATGGCTGTGGAAAGtacacaaaataaaaccaaaactgaCCTGAAGCGCCTGAATTTGACCAGCTGGCTAATATTAGTCAACAGCTTGGCgggcaaataaacaaagcagCAAAGCAGCGTTTGTCCTCAAACAAAACAAGTCCGCACTTTAGTTTGTTAGTTTTCTTCGCTTTTCGGACACGAAACGGATGGGGAAAATGGAGTTGCAAGGTTGCAAAAATggggatgatgatgatgtgccAGAACTTTCCGTGGAAGACATTGAATCACTTTTGACCGAGTCAAAAGTCGAATCAAATTCAAACATTGTCATGAGCGAGATATTCGCAAGCAAATATCGTTCATCAGCGCCAACTGAGTCAACACCATGAGGTAATGCTCCCAACTCCGGACTATTCAGGCCGGGAGCCGTCATTGTCCATATCTCGGTACTTGGTACATGGAACATGGAAAATCGCTTGTGTTAACAAGTGCGCTGTGCACTTGAGGCTGTCCTCTGCTCCATAATACAATTGGCATTCTTTGTCCCAAACGTTTTGACCCACTGATCGTGTTACGGGGCATTTAATCAGCATTAGCTGCAAATGAGCAGCACTTTGCCACTTCACTTGCCAGTGGGAACATCCAAGTACTTCCTAGTCAGgccgacacacacacacaaacatgGCCAATTGTGTCGGCCAATTGAGTCTGGAACCGAAAGAAAGTGGCGAAAAGATATCGCATGAAGAGCGAACCACTCAACCACAAGTGGGTGTCTTATTGTTGCGAATTGAATTCCTCAATTAATTTCGATGGCTTTTCTAGGAAATCACTCGAGGGGGAGAGCACACAGTTTGTCACCAAACATATTGCTAATTTTTATAGATCGTTAggcttaaaatattaatagccTGCGATGAACAAAATTTTGAGGgcaaaaataagttttttacGAGTTTTTGATGAATGATTTTCTACACAGGAAAAGAGAACTTGAATAAACTGTAGCAAAatcatgtttttttttaactaaaTAACTTTGTTGGGTTTGCtcaaatatacttatatttgtttttatagcTTTATGTTTATAACAACTAGCTAACAaaaattcttatttttatgatttggaaaactttttaaattttaaaagagCCGCCAAAATTTTGGAATCAGATAAGATTGGTGGCAATACTGGCCCATGATTATGCAGCCCTGGCCTAACGCAACCTAGTATTAATTGGTATTTTCACACCCTGCGCATACGGTCACACTGAAGATGCAACAATAATTCCACGAGACAAATTTGTTaacaaaattaagtaaatATCGGCAGTTATTTACGCATTTAAGCCACGATGGACAGCAGCAATGACTTGTCGGACGAGCTAATACGCCGCCTCAGTGTGGGCGGTGCCTTGGGTAAGTTGGATAATGTCAATTCCCAATTGGGACGCACCTGTTGTTGCACCAAAATATTAATTGTAAACAATTTGCAGAGGAAGTGATTGCCAGCGAAATGTTCGAGGATAGCATCGATGTGGAGACGGAGGCGGAGCCGGACGACATAATCATCGTACACATGGACATCCGGGAACCGCTCAGCAATCTCAAGTGAGTCAGATGCAAATTACCACCGTCTGCCATGCGAATAACCCTCATTTTTTTGTACCCATAGATCACTTGTTGAGCAAAAGATAGGGGTGTGTCTGAATTACTACACATTTTGGCTGCAGGACGCACAAGAGGTGAGTCTATCGGCAGGATAATAGAATGTTTAACTAAACCCCCACTCTCGTGCAGCTGGAATCCCACAAGAATCTCGTGGATCAGTGCGTCAAGGGAGAAGGCCTGGTGCAGATCAACGTGCAGATACAAACTATTCGCAAACGCATCAACATCGCCGATGTCCTCAAGCCCACGGAGGCAGCTCTGGCTGCCATGGCCGAGGAGGTGGCCGGTCAGCTCTCGCCCCCGGAAACGGCCAGCCAGAAGAGTTCCTCCAGCGAGAGCCCCATCAAAACCCCAATCAAACGCAAGCACAAAGAAGACTCTGAAGAGGAATCGGCTGACACCAAGGATGTTAAGCCTGTCCTTAATTGGGTGCTGGACAGCAAGTTTAAGCGCGAACAGATACGCCTGAAGATACCCGAGGCGGCCATCGAATGGACACAGGCGCACGTGACCCACTGGCTGGAGTGGGCCGTCAAACAGTTTGAACTGGGTGGCATCAACATGAGCGACTGGCAGATGAACGGTCAGGAGCTCTGCGCAATGACGCACGAGGAGTTCAATCAAAAGTTGCCCCGTGATCCAGGCAACATCTTCTGGACCCACCTCCAGCTGCTAAAGGAGTGCAATTTCGTATCCGTGGTGCACAAACAGGCGGAGGAGCAGAGGAAGCCCAAGCAACCGAGAATCATGTCGGCAACTGCCATATCGACAACTTCAGGGGGCACACTTTCCCTCGAACAGCGCATTATGCGAAAATCCTACCAAGCAGTCAAGAGTTCCGATTGTAAGTAGAAGAGAGAGAATTACAACAAAGCTTAAACTCACAATATTTACTTCGTTTACAGCCGTGGAAAATACTCCGACATCAATGAGCCCCACAAATTACACGACCATCGGTTCCGGCAATAACGGACAAGTGCAGCTGTGGCAGTTCCTACTCGAAATACTCACCGACTGCGAGCACGCGGACATCATTGAATGGGTGGGCACCGAGGGAGAGTTCAAGCTTACTGACCCCGATCGAGTGGCCCGCCTTTGGGGCgagaagaaaaacaaacccGCCATGAACTATGAAAAGCTATCAAGGGCTCTGCGCTACTATTACGATGGGGATATGATCTCCAAGGTGTCCGGCAAGcgatttgcatacaaatttgACTGCGATTTGAAGCTATTGATCGGTTATGATGCGAAAGAGCTGTCCCGGCTGGTCAACGAGCGAAAGGTGGTGCCCGAGCGCGTAGCTCCAACGGAAACAATTAAAGAAGACACGTGACATGGCGAGCTGAAGCTCAAGGAAGAACCCGACATACTCTGGAAGTACGAGGAGCCTTAGCGTTGGCTGACTTGGTCGGATGACGGCGCCTGGttaataatacaaattgttacatattttacaatCTTAAGGCACACGATTTTATTATCCATTTCGTATTCGCTAAGGTTTATAATCTCTGTCTACATAAGCTATAGCTATAAGTATCGCTTTTATACTGCTAATCATCTTAGTTATTATCTGAATAGTATTTCTATAGTGTGTATATTGAATATTGTTCGTTACATGATTGTTGCGATTTTTGTAAAATCCATAAAACTAAATTCATTTCCACgcgatttccatttgcatttgctccTTCTTCTCCACGGCATCGTTGTGTGTTGATGGTTTTGTTTGTGATTTTACGTGACTAGTTTGCTTGCTTAACTGATCTAACTAAGCTCTAAGCGTGGGCATTTAGCAGCTTTGGCTAAATCGCCTCCCAGTTAGCTTGTTGATGGAGtacaatgatgatgatggcctGGCGGAATGTGCACGCAAATGCCTCTTTCCCCCAGCTGAACTGGCGCTAAACTCGAACGGCTAGCGCCGCCAGTCGGGGTAATACTTATATTGCCATTAAGCTTTGAGTATGGGTTTTGTGATGCGGTTATTACAGCTCCGTGGTGATCTCGTCCTGCGGTCGAAAGCCCAGCTTGTAGAACTCGTCCTCCAGCCACAGCGAGCTGGCGTTGAGATCAGAGATGAGATTGCCGCTCTTCAGCGTGTTGAAGCTGCTGCCGAAAGGATCCGAGGCGCGTGGCTCCTCGAACTCGTGCAGGCTGATCAGCGAGCCAAAGAGGTGCAGCTTCTGCTGCGCCGAGGCACTGCTGCTCCGATCGCCGGCCATCAGTTCGCCCACTCCCTGTGGCGTCGCCGTGGGCGTCACCTGTTGCCGGAAGATGCTgggctgctgcagttgcttcTTCTTGTTGGGCGCAGCGTAGAGCACCTCGTGGTGACCGGCATTGTGGCCGTGTGAGGCCTGGAAGAAGTCGATGAGCTGGCCCACCTGGGGCTTGTAGCGCTCCAGGGCCTGCTCCGACCAGGCATACAGCCTGGACCAATCTGGCGGCGGGGCGGGAATCAGTTCGATGGGCCTATTCAGCAGTATCAGCAGCTTGGCCAGATCCCGGACGATGGGCCTGTACGAGTTGGCAGCCGCCACTTCGCCCGACAAATAGAGCTTCCTGATCTGCCGTCGGGTATCGTTGAGCATGGCCAGAAAGTACTCAGCGTTCGGACGCATCTCGTTTAGCTGCCTCATAAAGTCCGCCCGATCCATGGTGTTCTCGTTGATGAGCTTTTGTTTGATGGACTTTCGCCGCCTTCTCCTCTTCACCAACATCACCGCGACGGCCAGCAGGGACAGGCAAACGAGAAAGCCACCAAGAAGTCCAGCGAGTGCGGCCATCAGTGGTCCCGAATAGCCGGTGGGCACACACACCCGACCCATGAACTCCGTGTGGGCGGACCACTGATCCAAGTAGCCGGCGGGGCACTGATCCACGCACTGCCTCGTGTCCGTCACCAGGTACATTGGACATTTGATGCAGCCCGCCTTGTTGCAGCGCAGGCAGTGGGAACTCGTCGTCAGCGGGCAGCCTGGGGATGAGAAAGATGCAAACGGAACTGGGTTAGTCACTCTGTGGGTCATTATGGCTCCCTCAATTAGCGCTGATCAGCATAATTGTCCCCTCATTTGCATAGGAGCACACAAGTCACAGCACTCCCACAGACAATTGTCCACGGTTATGCCGACGAATTAAATCATTTCCAGACATTTCGGGAGGGCGACTCCCAAAATACACTAAGCAAACACTTCTAGGATTTAAGTTCGTTCCCTGAATTTACACAATAAGTTGGTAACTATAGTAGctttaaatcaaatatttacatcCAATTGAATGAGAAACTGAGTACTATTCAGTGTAATATTCCAGTAACTCCCACAACATTCACATGAACTGCAATTTATGCAAGCAACTAAGACGACGATCCCAAGCGAAGCCAGAGCAATTGAACCCTAACGATGATGTCAAGATCTGTCCGCCCCGAACACATGACATATCTCAAACATCTTTGTTTGCCATAGATCTTCGCATAGCTCTGGGGCTTTTGTGTGTCGTCGCTTGTTTCCCTACGAATTCAAGGTAACGTCAACAAACAGTGTTTGACTTTTGGCtgcccaaacccaaacaacaTTAGCATATCGCCACCCCCTGTccgccccaaaaaaaaaaaatagtaaagtGCTGGGCAAACAGAGGAGGagctacatatacatattctaGGAAGACGACGAAAACTGGGTAAGTTCAACATGGTACAGGCTCTTGCCAGCGGCTTCGTCGGCTAAAACTTCGCCAAGATCAAAAGCTTGCCAGGCCGCCGCCAGTTTCTGTTGTCAACCGACCAagaagacgacgacgacgacgacgacaacgatGAAGTCGAAGACGCACCGAGACTCCCAAACAGGCCAGAAGTTGGGTCTTATCTGAAGGAGCCCGCCTCCCTGCCCAATATATCTTGATACTGGATAGCCAAAGAAAACAATAACATCGCACCACGTACGCATCCAGATCCAGTCGGTCGGCCCCCATTGCAATGCACTTGGCGTCTGTTCAGGTGGCTCAGCATCGTCATCATCAATGGCATTAACTTGTTTATGCGCTAATCAGACACACACATCCCCCAGGCGGGAGTTGGATCTGGAATCGCATACCCTAGATCTGGGATGGATCTTGAATCTTGAATGTGGAGTCCATGGCattggcaatggcaatggcaatggcattGGCAATCGAAATGGCCAATTCCGAGGCAGAGGCGGATAATCAGATGTAATTCGTAATTGATATTGCCCAGTGGTCAGTCGTTCTTTTGGTATTCCAGCTCGAACCGATCTCTGGGGACTGGGCGTGCAGTTGATCAATGATAATTGGTTATTAAGTGGATGATTGCCTTTAGTCCGCCTGTCAATGCCGACTTACAATTCCAACTCAATGGGCGTGCATCTTCCACAGGTGATCATGTAAATGTTCTGCAATTGCAGACTGCTGTGATCTTGAAGCGATATAAATAATGATATCGATTGCTCGATTCCGTGGATCGGGCTCAATGATACAGACTATATATGGCAAATCAATTTGTCCATTGCCATGAACTCAAGCGCAATCCTCGAGGAGATCAGATCAAAGATGGAGTGCCTCTCCAGCAGATGGGCCAATTTGCCGCATAACGATGGAAAATCTCAATACGATCGATTTTTATTCACCCATTCAAACGACGGTCTTAAATTATGCCATGATTAAACAATCTCATTAAATTCAGCTTTTATAATTCGGGACCAGCCCATCTGCAGCCACGCCCAAAAACTTAAATTTCTCCTCACCTGCTGCAAAATGATCGACTAAATAAGTGGCTGTAGGCGCATACGGCATTATAAGCCATAAAACGCTGATGACTACAACTATATTTACGTCCATCAGCCATCACCCATCATGATTATCAGTTTTCGGTGTTTGGGAAAGCCAAAGAATTAACAGCCCGAAAGGCGTTGTTTAAACTTTCTTTGAATGAGTCAGAGAATCTGCAGACCAGCTCTCCGATTTTAGCTCTTAGCACATGATGTGCCAACTATCTAGGCGTGTCAGCAGTTAGCAGTCAGCAGATATAGACACGGGcaccaaaaacacaaacacaatacaaaaaaaaacatataatcGACAAATTACTTTCACTCAAGACAAACAAGACAGAAGGCAGCAGCCAGCTAGGGCCataaaaagcgaaataaaatgtttatcgGACAATCACCATCAAATGAAACACGCATAAAGTAAATTCATTAGATCTCTTTATAACGCGTATATCTAGATAATTGAGTATCCAACAAGGGAAGTGCAGAGGAGTGGAGCGGAGGGAGGGTGGGGTGCTTCTCCGGCTCTATTGGGCGGCACAAAGGCTCAAGGTCGTTCCAAATCAGAGGGTACCGCCAAACCGAATGTGGAGCTGACAAAATGTGGGGCTGTCGCACACAGCACAGCTCGATTTGCTGATCGTCGATCGTAAATTGTAATTTGCCGCCAGCATAGACAATGCCTGGTCACTGTCATGGATTTTATACTCGGTACTCGGTGGAACTCAAGGGTATGCGCCATTTGAAATAGTCTTGTCTACacgaaaatcaaataattctGTGACTCAACATCTTAGAAACAATTAAGCATCTTAGGTTCTATAGCATGTGTTTATCGTTTGTTTAAGAAAACCAGTTTAAGCGCGTAATAATACTCAAAATCATAGCAACCCTAGGTATCCGATAGTCGCAACACCCAAATACAGGCTCATACACTTTTCTTAGGGAAAAGGCGAGGCGAGCACTTGGCTCTTGTCTGTCAATTAGGCATTtgacatttgcataaatgtttATGCAAAAAGCGACAAACAGAACgcaacgaaaataaacaaacaatgcCTCTATGCAATGGCCAAAGTAAATATTACGAAAAACAAATGGCATACTTTATGAGCCACTTCCTTCCTCCACCCACTCCACCTCTCCCTCCACTCCTCATAGTTTTTtgcaaagaaaatgcaaaaatgcttATGCAAGCGAAATGAGCTTTTTGCCATCAGCAGTAATTCAATTTCTTTTATGTGAAGAAAGTATTTTTGGCCACACAAAAAAAGGTGCcccaaaaaactgaaaaaaaccGGGCTAACTGaagctgcgcatgcgcaaatGGCGTTTATTAAAATAACGGTACTTAAGTGCGCCCTAAGCAAACTGCACTCAACTCGAGACCGCAACATGCAACtccaaaaaaaatgaaaatgaggcATGGGGCAAGCAAAAGCCGGCCCAAAAAAATAAGACAAAATAAATTGAGAATGGGCGGACCTGGGACAACGGGAATCGGCCACAACATCGACAGAACAAAGACCTTTAATCAGCATTTTTGAGGGACACCACTGGAACTGGAAATAATATGAGAGCACAAGTTTAGCTGAAGAAGAGTTTGTGTTCTTCTATGGAAATTGGGTGtcaaataagcaaataaaaaacagatatataagcaaattaaaaagatatatataagcAAATTTAAAGAGAGAAATGTAAGCAAATGTAAAAAGAGAAATGTAAACAGATTGCCAAGAATTTGTTAGAGTTCTGcggttttgtttatattaataatgttttatttaaaacaactCCAATATCATTGCACTCGTTGCAAAACCTAAGCCTTAGTGTTTCGTTGACTCGACTTGCCGTGcctttgatttgatttgtttcGAGTATCATGACCAAGCTCTACACACCCAGAGTTTGGTTCATGAACTCCCGAAAATTGCTACTACTCATAAATATACGACTCCCAGAGCGATTCACTGCACCAAGGAGCGCCGATCTGTCCCGCCCTTTCAACTCAATTCCATTTGCTTCAATTGCGTTTTTAATTGCCAATACATTTCCAACACGTCAAATgacaatttattattaagtatTGCTGCTTGTGCTTATTGTTATTTTGCCTGTCTCAAAATTATAGGTTTGaaatcttttattttctgtaGATTTTGTTCGCTGTTTTGTGATAAATTgccagccaaaaaaaatacacaaaacaaagcgaaaagaCATTTTGCATTGGCTGGTTTCAAACATCCGTTCGATTTTTGTCATGATTGTCACGATTTACTTGCTGGACACAAATAAACTTCGACTGGGATTCAGCCAGATGCTTTGACTCAGACTGGGTATTTTgaaattggatttttgttatttctttaGATTTTGTTGTGACTTTGGCTGTTCGACCAGTAATTAACATTCAGCTGACAAAACAAAGTTTGTCCACCACAACGCGttgaaaatgatttatgtAATATATAGGAATAATATTTCAATGAAACACCTAACATATCTTAAATACAAATCAATAGCCTCAAAAATCCATTCTTAAAATTCTTCATCTACATCCATAGATCAAGAATCGGAAAACCAAAGATTTTGCGCTAATTGCACGCGACGTGAACACGACttgaatttatggccaaagCTTTCGGCATGTGGCCAAATTAACACCTCAAAAGTCGGCAAGGTTTCCATTTCGATGACTGGTGACAGATATCGGGAAAacagattttttttctttttttggtcGCAATTTTCCTGACTCTTTTTGGACTGGCCAACTGGCCGTTGGCTGCCAATTGGCTGCAACATGTTTCAGgccataaaaatcaaatttacaACCGCAGCTGTCGGACTGTAGCCGTAACCATATGGAAGTGGAAGTGCTGCTTAATTTACTGCCCAGCGATCAGTGATCATGCGTTGCAGTTTTGCCCACTTCGAGTTGCTTTGCTCTCTAATTGCCGGCGCAGCGCGAATAACTTGACATAAATGCATGTTGAGTTTAATTGTTTCATGTAGTCGCAAGTTCCTTGGGGTAACTAGGCCCACACACAGCGGTAAATCTTAAGGGGAATATAGATGGAGGGATGAGGAACACTTCCAGTTACAGTCCACAGACAAGTAAGTTCGAAATTCTTATGGGGAAAATTGTCTAAGCAAATGTCACAAATTAAATTGGCTTGCACGTCACAAAGGCGCAAATCGGCCCACtgacatttgcataatttccagatacacagacacacaccacctgcatttgcataataaaAAGATACAGTACCGATAGGCAgacaagtaaataaataaattagtaaatgcaaatgttgGGGGTAGGGAAAAAATCTCTATAATAATAAGCGACTTGACTTTGGCATTGGACTTGATTGAGTAAACTACTTGTACATCGAAATTCAATCAGCTGAATGGGGCGGGATCTCCATCAAGAACAGTTACAATCTTTGTAGGAAACATTTTGCGTAGGTAATCCTCCACTCAATCAAATGAATATACTGTTTTAAGATCAGATAGCCATACATATTATAGGCTGTCGCTCGAAACTAACAAATAGAACTAGATTATTGACAACCCATAAAATTAAGTACTTTACAAACGCATGCGATGATCTATGGGTTTCCTACTAAACCAGATATATTTCTATGTCGAAAGCCCTAAGAAATTCCACTCACTCCTCGAGTCTTAAGATATTTCTGCATCATTAGTAAAATTGGCCCTAAGCGGCCCTAATTCAATTTATAGCTTTAGCCCAGGGGGGATTTATTCTAATGGGTATTTTGCTCATTAAAGCACCTTTTGAAACCATTTAGTTCCTTCATTAAATTTTGGCCATCTTAAGTGATTAtgataaacaacaaaatggtTGAGTAACATGCAGAAAGTACAATGAGCTTCCAGGTATTTAATTCAAATGATTTCCAGAAAGTAAAACTTGCTCTCGGATAAATCAAGTTCCATTGGATAACCGCATTATTTTCTTTGTCAGCTGCAACGGCCCGCATCACTCTAGCGTAAGTTTCCCCATTCCTCGGCCCATCTGAccatatgtatacatatataaatctAATTTTGCAATATGTCAAGTAATCTGATAGCCACGCACACTCACTCAAAAAAATCGTAAGCCAGATCCAAGGCAGCCAGTTAGCCCGTCTAAGCCAATTAGCCAACGAGTGACTCCATGCTGATTAGCATGACGAAATGTCGTAGCATTTGGTAagtagaaaacaaaaaaaaaaaaaaaattggaggaaag from Drosophila santomea strain STO CAGO 1482 chromosome 3R, Prin_Dsan_1.1, whole genome shotgun sequence includes:
- the LOC120454702 gene encoding uncharacterized protein LOC120454702 is translated as MRSVEVAKSGPSAIIFLWLAIVLCVGAAQAATPFAKEYRDAGLFNGNTLVDLDGSTTLDMGLEKPTSSSGLNGGFKSESSVVLPGMLQNSGCPLTTSSHCLRCNKAGCIKCPMYLVTDTRQCVDQCPAGYLDQWSAHTEFMGRVCVPTGYSGPLMAALAGLLGGFLVCLSLLAVAVMLVKRRRRRKSIKQKLINENTMDRADFMRQLNEMRPNAEYFLAMLNDTRRQIRKLYLSGEVAAANSYRPIVRDLAKLLILLNRPIELIPAPPPDWSRLYAWSEQALERYKPQVGQLIDFFQASHGHNAGHHEVLYAAPNKKKQLQQPSIFRQQVTPTATPQGVGELMAGDRSSSASAQQKLHLFGSLISLHEFEEPRASDPFGSSFNTLKSGNLISDLNASSLWLEDEFYKLGFRPQDEITTEL
- the LOC120454701 gene encoding DNA-binding protein Ets97D, with translation MDSSNDLSDELIRRLSVGGALEEVIASEMFEDSIDVETEAEPDDIIIVHMDIREPLSNLKSLVEQKIGVCLNYYTFWLQDAQELESHKNLVDQCVKGEGLVQINVQIQTIRKRINIADVLKPTEAALAAMAEEVAGQLSPPETASQKSSSSESPIKTPIKRKHKEDSEEESADTKDVKPVLNWVLDSKFKREQIRLKIPEAAIEWTQAHVTHWLEWAVKQFELGGINMSDWQMNGQELCAMTHEEFNQKLPRDPGNIFWTHLQLLKECNFVSVVHKQAEEQRKPKQPRIMSATAISTTSGGTLSLEQRIMRKSYQAVKSSDSVENTPTSMSPTNYTTIGSGNNGQVQLWQFLLEILTDCEHADIIEWVGTEGEFKLTDPDRVARLWGEKKNKPAMNYEKLSRALRYYYDGDMISKVSGKRFAYKFDCDLKLLIGYDAKELSRLVNERKVVPERVAPTETIKEDT